In Hahella sp. KA22, one genomic interval encodes:
- a CDS encoding dihydrofolate reductase family protein, whose translation MEIVYYVAASLDGYIADLQGKVDWLASVADENEDYGYETFYNGVDALVMGSKTYLKVLELGAWPYQGKPVWVFSRQEDLKLAPGVERCAGDPSTLLAHFRALDYKRIWLVGGGELLASFQEEDLVDEYIISYVPVLLGRGIPLFPPVDACARLDFQLAETFSSGLVQVRYKRICD comes from the coding sequence ATGGAAATAGTGTATTACGTAGCCGCCAGTCTTGACGGCTACATCGCCGATCTTCAAGGAAAGGTGGATTGGCTGGCGTCTGTGGCGGATGAAAATGAAGACTATGGCTACGAGACGTTTTACAACGGCGTCGATGCGTTGGTCATGGGCAGCAAGACATACCTCAAAGTGCTGGAGCTGGGCGCCTGGCCCTACCAGGGGAAACCGGTATGGGTGTTCTCCCGGCAGGAGGATTTAAAGCTCGCCCCGGGAGTGGAGCGTTGCGCTGGCGATCCTTCAACCTTATTGGCGCACTTCCGGGCGCTGGATTACAAACGAATCTGGCTGGTGGGCGGCGGTGAGCTGCTGGCCTCCTTCCAGGAAGAAGACCTGGTGGACGAGTACATTATTTCCTATGTGCCCGTTTTGCTGGGCCGGGGAATTCCGCTTTTTCCCCCTGTAGACGCCTGCGCGCGCCTGGACTTTCAGTTGGCGGAAACCTTCTCCAGCGGGCTGGTGCAGGTGCGTTATAAGCGCATATGCGATTGA
- a CDS encoding ABC transporter permease, producing MKRPAMLGLFAQPPRLLNVVLALAPFVILIATYLIASDIRLADNPSDKLLPSLQQMGDAIYRLAFEPDRRSGDYVFWADTLASLQRLAIGLALSTLVALIIGLNMGAFNGLYSLGNPILTFIAMIPPLALLPILFISLGIGELGKVALIFIGVFPIMTRDMALSVRSFPREQVVKAKTLGASDLAVVYKILLPQMMPRLITALRLSIGSAWLFLIASEAIAATEGLGYRIFLVRRYLSMDVIIPYVIWITLLGFLMDWALRLILKWRYKWYEQ from the coding sequence ATGAAAAGACCCGCCATGCTGGGCCTGTTCGCCCAGCCGCCGCGACTGTTGAACGTGGTTCTGGCGCTGGCGCCATTTGTGATATTGATCGCGACCTATCTCATTGCTTCCGATATCCGCCTGGCCGATAACCCCAGCGACAAACTGCTGCCCAGCCTGCAACAGATGGGGGACGCCATTTACCGACTCGCCTTTGAGCCGGACCGGCGCAGCGGCGATTATGTGTTCTGGGCCGATACGCTGGCCAGTTTGCAACGTCTGGCGATAGGGCTGGCGCTCTCTACCCTGGTGGCGCTGATCATTGGCCTCAACATGGGGGCGTTCAATGGCCTCTATTCTCTGGGCAACCCCATTCTTACTTTCATTGCGATGATTCCTCCGCTGGCGCTGCTGCCGATATTGTTCATTTCCCTGGGCATTGGCGAGCTGGGTAAGGTCGCGCTTATTTTTATCGGGGTATTTCCCATCATGACCCGGGATATGGCGCTGTCCGTGCGCAGCTTCCCTCGCGAACAGGTGGTGAAAGCCAAGACTCTGGGCGCTTCCGATCTGGCGGTGGTTTACAAAATACTGCTGCCACAAATGATGCCGCGCCTGATCACAGCGTTACGTCTGAGCATTGGCTCCGCGTGGCTGTTTCTCATCGCCTCTGAAGCCATTGCGGCGACGGAAGGGTTGGGATACCGCATCTTTCTGGTGCGGCGCTATCTGAGCATGGATGTGATCATTCCCTACGTTATATGGATCACTTTGCTGGGCTTTTTGATGGACTGGGCGCTGCGCTTGATATTGAAGTGGCGTTACAAGTGGTACGAACAATAG
- a CDS encoding ABC transporter ATP-binding protein, which yields MQPLLHIEDVYKQYGDKQVLDNIDLSVRKGEFCTVVGPSGCGKSTLLRLILGQEQPTAGKVEIAGEPALLPDLSRGIVYQRYSLFPNRTVLENVMLGKTLTQGQWWNPWYRNKAHEEEAMAMLAQVRLTDAARKYPHELSGGMQQRVAIAQALIMKPPILLMDEPFGALDPDTRADLQVHLLELWEKEQLTVFFVTHDMHEACLLGTRLLVLSQYYSDDRGDRHFVGRGGKIVADHPLPKVATSREVMHTDAFKELIEQVKQEGFDPEYLQHVKDFNLKHPDSFQTLLDAEYRR from the coding sequence ATGCAGCCATTGCTTCACATAGAAGACGTATACAAGCAGTACGGTGATAAACAGGTGCTCGACAATATTGATTTGTCGGTGCGCAAAGGGGAGTTCTGTACGGTGGTTGGGCCCAGCGGTTGTGGTAAGTCCACGCTGCTTCGACTCATCCTCGGGCAGGAGCAGCCGACTGCCGGCAAAGTGGAGATTGCCGGGGAGCCTGCGCTGTTGCCGGACCTCAGTCGCGGCATTGTGTATCAACGTTACTCCCTGTTTCCCAATCGCACCGTGCTGGAAAACGTCATGCTGGGCAAGACGTTGACGCAGGGGCAATGGTGGAATCCCTGGTATCGCAACAAGGCCCACGAAGAAGAGGCGATGGCGATGCTGGCCCAGGTGCGCCTGACGGATGCGGCGCGCAAGTATCCCCATGAACTGTCCGGCGGCATGCAGCAACGGGTGGCCATCGCCCAGGCGCTGATCATGAAGCCGCCCATTCTGTTGATGGACGAACCCTTTGGCGCTCTGGACCCGGACACCCGCGCGGACCTGCAGGTGCATCTGTTGGAGTTATGGGAAAAGGAACAACTGACGGTGTTCTTCGTGACTCACGACATGCATGAGGCCTGCTTGCTGGGGACGCGGCTGCTGGTGCTGTCCCAGTATTATTCTGATGACCGGGGCGATCGCCACTTCGTCGGCCGGGGCGGCAAAATCGTTGCGGATCACCCCCTGCCGAAGGTGGCCACCAGCCGTGAGGTCATGCACACGGACGCCTTCAAAGAATTAATAGAACAAGTGAAGCAGGAAGGGTTTGATCCTGAATACCTGCAACACGTCAAAGATTTCAACCTCAAACATCCGGACTCATTCCAAACCTTGCTGGATGCGGAATATCGACGGTAA
- a CDS encoding ABC transporter substrate-binding protein: protein MVKRSLISVLALLATAFSVLSHAKPTYVDYKPISEVVKLNVGEVNTRSLSAPVITWGGDIATLLANGNQTQTAKGSIFDKKGLQLKLYREDAFVNQVKSYVAGETPFLRGTVGMISAAAELLNKDPRTQPVVIYQLTWSSGGDALVVKSNIRNAKDLKGKTIAIQAYGPHVDYAARILKDAGLSFKDVNVRWLPDLTGTNNAPMAAFYEQDVDAAFVIIPDALALTSGGNVGSGSEDSVKGARILLSTRTADKVIADVYAVRKDYFDAHRSEVEAFVAGLLEGEEALGKLFQNKTKDVKPYRTMLAASGKLLLDSEEATADVEGLFADATFVGLQGNKQFFTDSNYPRRFDALSSEVQTGLQQAGILSKPATLAKAAFDYGFLGAAVNVKAEAAKPRFDEEKVAQLVNQRQQQQSLAEGELFSFEVFFQPNQKSFSIDLYQDSFDKVVELASTYGGAIITVEGNSDPMEYLRAKKKGEQAVVLGRIKQSARNLSLARAQEVRDNIIQYAAGKNISLDPSQFAVVGNGIANPKTGICGAEPCAPKNQQEWRSNMRVEFRIIQVEAESDVFMPL from the coding sequence ATGGTTAAACGCTCTCTTATTTCGGTACTGGCGCTGTTGGCTACCGCCTTCAGCGTGCTTTCCCACGCCAAACCCACTTACGTTGACTACAAGCCGATCAGCGAAGTGGTCAAGCTCAATGTGGGTGAAGTGAACACCCGCAGCCTCAGTGCGCCGGTCATTACCTGGGGCGGCGATATCGCCACGCTGCTGGCCAATGGCAATCAGACGCAAACCGCGAAAGGCTCCATTTTCGACAAGAAAGGCCTGCAACTGAAACTTTACCGGGAAGACGCCTTCGTCAATCAGGTTAAAAGCTATGTGGCCGGCGAAACGCCTTTCTTGCGTGGCACGGTAGGCATGATCAGCGCGGCGGCGGAGCTGTTGAATAAAGACCCGCGCACGCAGCCGGTGGTGATTTATCAACTGACCTGGTCTTCGGGCGGCGATGCATTGGTAGTGAAGTCCAATATTCGCAACGCCAAGGACTTGAAGGGTAAAACCATCGCGATTCAGGCGTATGGTCCCCATGTGGATTACGCCGCTCGTATTCTCAAAGATGCAGGCTTGAGCTTCAAAGACGTCAACGTTCGCTGGCTGCCTGACCTGACCGGCACCAACAATGCGCCCATGGCGGCGTTTTATGAGCAGGATGTGGACGCGGCGTTCGTCATTATCCCTGACGCATTGGCGCTGACCTCCGGCGGCAATGTCGGCTCCGGCTCTGAAGATTCGGTAAAAGGCGCGCGCATTCTGTTGTCCACCCGTACTGCGGACAAGGTTATCGCCGACGTCTATGCGGTAAGAAAGGACTACTTCGACGCCCATCGCAGTGAAGTGGAAGCCTTTGTCGCCGGCCTGCTCGAAGGCGAAGAGGCGCTGGGCAAGCTGTTCCAGAACAAAACCAAAGACGTCAAACCTTACCGGACCATGTTGGCGGCGTCGGGCAAACTGCTGCTGGACAGCGAAGAAGCCACCGCTGATGTGGAAGGCCTGTTCGCGGACGCGACCTTTGTCGGCCTGCAAGGTAACAAGCAATTCTTTACCGATAGCAACTACCCCCGTCGCTTCGACGCCCTGAGCAGTGAAGTACAAACCGGTTTGCAACAGGCAGGTATTCTAAGCAAGCCGGCGACGCTGGCGAAAGCGGCCTTCGACTATGGTTTCCTGGGCGCGGCGGTCAATGTCAAAGCGGAAGCAGCCAAGCCCCGTTTCGATGAGGAGAAGGTAGCGCAGCTGGTGAATCAGCGTCAGCAGCAACAGAGTCTGGCTGAGGGAGAACTGTTCTCTTTCGAGGTCTTCTTCCAACCGAACCAGAAGTCCTTCTCTATCGACCTGTATCAGGACTCCTTTGATAAGGTGGTCGAGCTGGCCAGCACCTATGGCGGCGCCATCATCACTGTGGAAGGCAACTCCGACCCGATGGAGTACCTGCGCGCCAAGAAAAAAGGCGAGCAGGCGGTAGTGCTGGGACGCATCAAACAGTCCGCCCGCAACCTGAGTCTGGCTCGCGCGCAGGAAGTACGCGACAACATCATTCAATATGCGGCGGGCAAGAATATCAGTCTGGACCCATCCCAGTTCGCGGTGGTGGGCAACGGCATCGCCAACCCGAAAACCGGTATTTGCGGCGCGGAGCCCTGCGCGCCCAAAAACCAGCAGGAATGGCGTTCGAATATGCGGGTCGAGTTCCGCATTATTCAGGTTGAAGCTGAATCCGACGTATTCATGCCGCTGTAA
- a CDS encoding VWA domain-containing protein codes for MLKKLSVCIALAALAGCDSSSSPASSSAPAATAETKPAQAAKPTALYGMRPADNLWPATREQSELSDNLLAKNYYIVFDGSGSMDNTDCGDGKRKLDVAKTAVKKFVEQLPADANVGVYAFDGQGVGERTHLATENRPVVKQMIDQLVAGGGTPLSAGLEDGEAALTAQAGKQLGYGEYHLVIITDGLASRGYETDGAVQSILQNTPINIHTIGFCIGDDHSLHQPGLTFYRSASDPDSLMAGLNEVLAEAPDFTLLEFQQ; via the coding sequence ATGTTGAAGAAACTTTCAGTCTGTATCGCCCTGGCGGCGCTGGCGGGGTGCGATAGCTCCTCCTCGCCGGCCTCGTCCTCCGCTCCGGCGGCGACAGCCGAGACGAAGCCTGCGCAGGCGGCTAAACCTACGGCGCTTTACGGTATGCGCCCGGCGGATAACCTTTGGCCGGCGACAAGGGAACAAAGCGAATTGAGCGACAACCTGCTGGCGAAGAACTACTACATTGTGTTCGACGGCTCCGGCAGCATGGACAATACCGATTGCGGCGACGGCAAGCGTAAGCTGGATGTGGCTAAAACCGCAGTGAAAAAGTTTGTTGAACAGCTACCGGCTGACGCCAATGTGGGAGTTTACGCTTTTGACGGGCAGGGCGTTGGCGAACGCACCCATCTCGCCACGGAGAATCGTCCGGTAGTGAAACAGATGATTGACCAGTTGGTCGCCGGCGGCGGTACGCCGCTGTCCGCTGGCCTGGAGGACGGCGAAGCCGCGTTGACCGCGCAGGCGGGCAAGCAGCTGGGATATGGCGAATATCACTTGGTGATCATCACTGACGGACTGGCCAGCCGCGGTTATGAAACCGACGGGGCGGTGCAGTCTATTCTGCAGAATACGCCGATTAATATTCACACTATTGGATTCTGTATCGGCGACGATCACTCCTTACATCAGCCCGGGTTGACCTTTTACCGCTCTGCGAGCGACCCGGACAGTCTGATGGCGGGGCTGAATGAAGTATTGGCCGAAGCGCCGGACTTCACGCTCCTGGAATTTCAACAATAG
- a CDS encoding phosphate ABC transporter substrate-binding/OmpA family protein yields the protein MKAHVKIVIILLLGGLLVMAGVKIFLLQSQEDRQLQTTDAKNTKGTIRLARDSWVGYFPLCSPEMNARLRRLGYLLECVDDQADYQDRFKRLSKGEYTFIVATVDSYVQNGAGVNYPGPIISVIDESKGGDAIVARQSKVAGIEDLRSANGVKVAFTPNSPSEHLLRAIRSHFDLTALNQSTSWKLPTNGSGEALDALLKGQADVAVVWEPEVTRALSNDGIVRLLGTEDTQKLIVDVLVANATVLRKDPEMVSVFLKAYYQTLQHYRRNQDELVKALRDEYDLDAKQSKELLSGVEWKSLTENAEDWFGVGRRNAGREYLVDTIESAVGILLDDKVFSRNPIPNNDPYRLLTSAPIKELYDTLATGEFAGESSSAEKARFRALAASEWERLREFGALKVRPIIFASGTSELTLEGKREVDLLMENLQHYPNFRVEIRGHTGVRGDAEANKRLSLDRAEAVYRYIEVTYEIDPNRFRFVGFGGEKPLPQLPNESLRAYNYRLPRVEIVLVSGEI from the coding sequence ATGAAAGCGCACGTTAAGATAGTAATCATCCTGCTGTTGGGCGGGCTGCTGGTGATGGCGGGAGTCAAAATATTCCTGCTGCAATCCCAGGAGGACCGTCAACTGCAGACCACAGACGCCAAGAACACCAAGGGGACCATTCGCCTGGCCAGGGATAGCTGGGTGGGCTACTTCCCCTTGTGTTCGCCGGAAATGAATGCGCGCCTGCGCCGCCTGGGCTATCTGCTCGAATGCGTGGATGACCAGGCCGACTATCAGGACCGTTTCAAGCGCCTGAGCAAAGGCGAGTACACCTTTATCGTCGCCACGGTGGACAGTTATGTGCAAAACGGGGCGGGGGTGAACTATCCCGGCCCTATTATCTCTGTCATCGACGAAAGCAAGGGCGGCGACGCTATTGTGGCGCGTCAGTCCAAAGTGGCGGGCATTGAGGATTTGCGAAGCGCAAACGGCGTCAAAGTGGCGTTTACGCCGAACTCGCCGAGTGAACATCTGTTAAGGGCGATTCGCAGCCATTTTGACCTGACCGCGTTGAATCAGTCGACCTCCTGGAAACTGCCGACCAACGGCTCCGGCGAGGCGCTGGACGCGCTGCTCAAAGGGCAGGCTGACGTGGCGGTGGTGTGGGAGCCTGAAGTGACCCGGGCCTTGTCCAACGACGGCATTGTGCGTCTGTTGGGCACCGAGGACACCCAGAAGCTGATTGTGGATGTGCTGGTGGCCAACGCCACGGTGCTGCGTAAGGACCCGGAGATGGTGTCAGTGTTCCTGAAAGCGTATTACCAGACGCTGCAGCATTATCGTCGCAATCAGGATGAGCTGGTGAAAGCGCTGCGTGACGAATATGACCTCGACGCCAAACAGTCCAAAGAACTCCTGAGCGGTGTGGAATGGAAGAGCCTGACCGAAAATGCGGAAGACTGGTTTGGCGTTGGACGCCGCAACGCGGGTCGCGAGTATCTGGTGGACACCATCGAGTCGGCGGTGGGTATTCTGCTCGACGACAAAGTGTTCAGCCGCAATCCCATACCGAACAACGATCCTTATCGACTGCTCACCAGCGCCCCCATCAAAGAGCTTTACGACACCCTGGCCACGGGTGAGTTCGCCGGCGAAAGCAGTTCTGCGGAGAAAGCGCGTTTTCGCGCGCTGGCCGCGTCGGAGTGGGAACGCCTGCGGGAGTTCGGCGCGCTGAAAGTGCGTCCGATTATCTTCGCCAGCGGAACGTCAGAGCTGACCCTGGAAGGCAAGCGTGAAGTGGATCTGTTGATGGAAAACCTGCAGCACTACCCGAACTTCCGCGTGGAAATTCGCGGACATACTGGCGTCAGGGGCGATGCGGAAGCGAACAAACGGCTTTCCCTGGACCGTGCCGAAGCGGTGTATCGCTATATCGAAGTCACCTATGAAATCGATCCGAACCGGTTCCGCTTTGTTGGTTTTGGCGGTGAAAAACCACTGCCGCAACTGCCGAACGAATCGTTGCGCGCCTACAACTACCGCCTGCCGAGGGTGGAAATCGTTCTGGTGAGCGGAGAAATCTAG
- a CDS encoding toxic anion resistance protein yields the protein MSNLILTEKEKIEKQVIAETSKSEEVDPKLQAQADELVEKLVGIDLRNLDQRDAQARAVANLGETVTRNMAQQSAMLKQPMANLLRDAQDGGPVAQGLLTLQEQVTDINPNRVDFNMGGIRRLLSMIPGVGTPLARWFARYQSVEGVIQDIVATLKDGKSQLERDNVTLRNDQKRMRELTFLLQDYIKLGQLLDRQLTSQVERQEDEEKRKFLEEEVLFPLRQRIIDLQQMLAVNQQGVLSTEVIIRNNQELVRGVDRACNVTVTALSTASTLALALQAQKKVLKGVQAVTQTTNDLIAETASTLRTQGVEIQKQASQAQLDINTLKKAFTDVQAALEELSSFRRNALPKMAQSIVDMDDLSGKMEKSIQKMEGAEEARVSLEDAIEIIDINKE from the coding sequence GTGAGCAATTTAATCCTGACCGAGAAAGAGAAAATAGAGAAGCAGGTCATTGCGGAAACCTCCAAATCTGAAGAGGTTGATCCCAAGCTACAGGCGCAGGCTGACGAGCTGGTGGAGAAATTGGTCGGCATCGATCTTCGCAATCTGGACCAGCGTGACGCCCAGGCGCGGGCTGTGGCCAATCTGGGTGAAACCGTCACTCGCAATATGGCGCAGCAAAGCGCGATGTTGAAACAGCCTATGGCCAATCTGTTGCGTGACGCTCAGGACGGCGGCCCGGTGGCGCAAGGACTGTTGACGTTGCAGGAGCAAGTGACCGACATCAACCCGAATCGGGTTGATTTCAATATGGGCGGTATTCGTCGACTGCTGTCGATGATCCCTGGCGTAGGTACGCCTCTGGCGCGCTGGTTCGCTCGCTATCAGAGCGTTGAAGGCGTGATTCAGGATATCGTGGCGACGCTGAAAGACGGCAAGTCGCAGCTGGAGCGGGATAACGTCACCTTGCGCAACGATCAGAAGCGCATGCGCGAGCTGACCTTCCTGCTGCAGGACTACATCAAGCTGGGGCAACTGCTGGATAGACAACTGACTTCTCAGGTAGAGCGTCAGGAAGATGAGGAGAAGCGTAAGTTTCTGGAAGAGGAAGTACTGTTTCCGTTGCGTCAACGCATTATCGATTTGCAGCAGATGCTGGCGGTAAACCAGCAAGGCGTGTTGTCCACTGAAGTTATCATCCGCAACAACCAGGAGCTGGTTCGCGGCGTTGATCGCGCCTGCAATGTCACGGTGACGGCGTTGTCCACGGCTTCCACGCTGGCGCTGGCGTTACAGGCGCAGAAGAAGGTGTTGAAAGGCGTGCAGGCGGTGACTCAAACCACCAATGACCTGATCGCCGAAACCGCCAGTACGCTGCGCACTCAGGGCGTGGAGATTCAAAAGCAGGCGTCTCAGGCGCAGCTGGACATCAATACTTTGAAGAAAGCCTTTACTGATGTACAGGCCGCTCTGGAAGAACTCAGCAGCTTCCGTCGCAACGCCTTGCCCAAGATGGCGCAGTCTATTGTGGATATGGATGACCTGAGCGGCAAAATGGAGAAATCCATCCAGAAAATGGAAGGGGCGGAAGAAGCCCGCGTTTCTCTGGAAGACGCCATTGAAATTATTGATATCAATAAAGAATAA